The Nodosilinea sp. PGN35 genome includes the window GCCAAGGAGCGCACCCGCGCCGCCGAGGAACGGACGCTGATGGCCTGGATTCGCACGGCGTTGTCGATGATTAGCTTTGGCTTTGGCATCGATCGCCTATTCACCTACCTGGATCGCACAGAAACGGCACTGACGATCAACCGGCTGACGGAGGAGCGGGTACTGGGGCTGAGCTTGATGACCCTGGGGCTGGTGACGCTGGTGATGGCGATCGCCAATCACTGGGCCACCCTCAAGACCATTGAATCGAGCGACTACAGGTACACCCCCACCTGGTCTCAGGGCTTGGTGGTGGCCACGGTGCTGCTGTTTTTAGGGCTGGCGGCCTTTATTCCCCTGGCACTGGGAGGAGTACAAATGGCAGAGGTATTTACCCTCAACAGTCGGGTCGCCACCACCCTAACTGCCCTGACGATCTTCATTTTGATGCTCACCCTGGGGGTGCAAACTGCGCCCAGTAGCCTGACAATCCTGTGGCAGCAGCCGGGTCTGCTGGGGCGATCGCTGCTGGCGACCCTGGTGCTGTTTCCCATTGGGGCAGCGGTGATTGGGTATTTGGTGCTCAGCGGCGGTGGCCAGGGGATGGGCCGGGTGGCCTTGGGCCTTGGGGTGTTGGCGGCGGCACCTGGTGCTCCTCTACTATCTCGGCGGGCGGCTATGGCGGGCAGCAATCCCGACATCGCCATTAGCCTACAAGTCACCCTGGCGCTGCTGGCAATTGTCACCACGCCGCTGACCCTGCTGGTGCTGACCCATCTGTTCGCCCCCATTGACGCCAGTACCAACTATCTGGCGATCGCCAAGCAGGTGTTTCTCGCCCAATTTTTACCCCTGGGTCTGGGCCTAGCCATCCGTCGATTTAGCGGCGAACAGGCGGCGAACATTGGCCAACTGCTCTCCACCATAGCCAGTACCCTGTTTGCCGTGCTGCTGGTGTTTGCCCTGGGTATCAGCATTGTGGTGCTGCCCACCATCGCCTGGCGCGGCCTGGTGGCAATCCCGCTGATAGTGGCCTTTGGGCTGGCCTGTGGCCATAGCCTGGGGGGGCCAGAGATTGGGGTTCGATCGGCGATCGCCACCGGCACCATTGCCCGCAACGCTGGCATGGCCCTCTTTCTGCTGGCGGCCAACGGAGCTGGAAACGCCATCCCCACGGTGATCGCCTACGTGGTGATCGGTGCTCTGACGGCTTTGCCTTACAACGTCTGGGCCAAGCGGCAGCAGCCCACAGAGAGCCTAGCTTAGGCGGAGATCCCAGGGTTCTGACACCGATTGATCGTGAATTGCAGGATATCCCGTTTAGAACCCTCCATCCTCCTACCATCGGTGTCACCGGTTCTCGTCAGGGCAGACACATGGGTCTGCCCCTACAGGGTCACCCCCCATCCACGCATCCACGCATCCACGCATCCACCCATCCACTCATCCACCCATGCCTCTCCCCCGCTCCCTCACCCTCCTCACCCTCCTCACCCTCCTCCTCTTCCCCCTCCCCGCCCTCGCGACCCCCTGCCCCAGCGACATGGTCTTCATCCCCGGCGGCACCTTCACCATGGGGGCGGATAATACTGACTTTGTGGAAGAGAAAACCGCTGAAGATGTCTCCGTCAGCAGCTTTTGCATGGAGCCCCACGAGGTGACAAATGCCCAGTTCGCGGCCTTTGTGGCAGAGACAGGCTATGTCACCGTGGCGGAGCGGCCCCTGTCTGAAAAGGAGTTTTCCGATTTGTCTGAGGCGGAGCGATCGCCGGGCTCCCTGGTATTTCAGCCCCCCGCCGAGGGCCTCCAGCAGGTGGCCTACCTGAGCTGGTGGCACTGGACACCGGGGGCCAGCTGGCGGCACCCCTACGGCCCGGAAAGCGATCTGCAAGGTAAGGAGAATCATCCCGTGGTTCACATTGCCTACGAGGATGCCGTCGCCTTCGCCGCCTGGGCCGATCGCCAGCTCCCCACCGAGGCCCAGTGGGAGTATGCCGCCCGAGGCGGGGCCGAGGGCTGGACCTACACCTGGGGAGAACAATACTCCGCCCAACAGGCCAATACCTGGCAGGGGCTGTTCCCCTTTTTCAATACCAAAGCCGATGGTCATTTGGGCACAGCACCAGTGATGTCTTACCCGCCCAATGGCTACGGCTTATACGACATGGCGGGCAACGTGTGGGAACTGACCTCCAGCTGGTACACCGTGCTCCACGACGACCTGGCCCACCGCCACGACCCCACCGGCCCCGCCCAGGCCGCCAGCTACGACCCCAAAAAGCCCCAGGACGGAGCGATGCATGTAATCAAAGGGGGCTCTTACCTGTGCGCCAAAAACTATTGCAGCCGCTACCGGCCCGCCGCCCGCGAATCCCAGGCAGTGGATACGGGCACCACCCATGTGGGGTTTCGGCTGGTGAAGGCGATCGCCTCTGACCGCCCCACGAGTAAGGGCAACTCAGACGTCAGGTAGGTATCGTGCCATCAAGAAAAAATGGTGCACAATTGAGGACGATTTTCTTTGCTGATTGGTACAAGCGTGCTGTGCCAATCTTTGAAACGCTTTCCAAATGACTCTTTCAGAGAATGGACGTAACTGGACTCGAACCAGTGACCCCCACGATGTCAACGTGGTGCTCTAACCAACTGAGCTATACGTCCGGGCAGACATAGAAATTAGCATATTGGGAGGCGCGATCGCAACCTCCCCCCGCCTATCGCACCAGGCCAGGCTGAAGCCTGACCGGCATCACCAGGGGTGACCCGTCCTGCTTTTGGGCTTCAGCCAGGCGCAGGTTAGACAGCGCCGTGCCCTGGTAGTAGTGGGCCAAGATCTGCTGGTAGTTGTGGCCACGGGCGGCCAGCCCCCGCGCCCCCCACTGGCTCATACCCAGGCCGTGGCCGTAGCCGCGCCCGTCCACGCGGATGGTGTCGCCCATCACGGTGATGGAGCACAGCGTGCTGCGAAGGCCGAGGGCCTGCCGTAGCTCGGTGCCGGTGAGGGTACGGGTTCCCCGGCTGCCCTGGAGTCGAATCGACACAATGCGGCCCTGGGGGGTGGCGCGCTCGGTGGAGACCCCTTGGAGACGACCAATGCCGGTAATCCGCTGCTCGATCTGCTGGGCGGAAAAGGTTTCAGACCACTGAAACACCGGGGCTTCTTGGTCATAGTCGGCCACGCTGCGCAGGTAGGGGGTGGGCCGCTGCCAAATGTCTTCAGAATTTTCGGTATAGCCGCCGGAGGAGGAGTGAAACACCGCCTCAATGATCTGCCCGCCGTAGGTGAGCACCTGCCCCTGGGTGGCGTTGACGGCAGCCTGCACCGAGGGGGCTTCGGCGGCCAGCCCTTTGTAGACCTGGTGGCTGGTGGTGCCGCCCACGTCAAACAGCTGGTTTTGGGTGCGATCGCGCCGATACAGCGCGTAGGACCTGGCCGCCACCGCCTGGGCCTTGAGCGCCTCCTGGGGCCAGCTGGTGGGCATCTCGCTGCCGACGACGCCGTAGAGATAGGCTTCAATATCGACCCAGTTGACGGCAGTGAGGCCGCCCTCGGTGGGCACCACCAGCACCCGGCCCCGATACCAGCTGTCTTTAATAAAGACATAGCCGCCGCCCGTGGGCTCAACCCAAAACGCCTGGCCCTGCCAGTCGGCCAGCCGCACGCCGCCACCGGCGGGGGTGGCAACTACAGAGCGTCCCTGGGGAATCTGGCCCACCCCCTGGCCCGCCATAGTCTTGACCACCGCCGGGGTGGAGCTGCCGACGGTGACCTGGCTGAGGCGATCGCCAATGGCAACCCGCATTTCGACCGCCAGGGCTGGCACCGCCACCAGCCACCACAGCACCGACAGGCTGAGACCATGCTTAAACAACACCAGGGTGCGGCTAATCAGCAGCCCAAGGGCAAGGGGTTGAAGGAGTAGAGTCATCGGTTGCGGCAGAACGTAAGAGAACTTATGGAGGCACCGGACAGTGCTTTTAACGGTATCACCGATGGCTCGGCCCGACACATTAGGATCCAATACACCCCTAAGACGCCGCTGGTGCCCGCAGGTTGCCCCCTGAGGGACAGCGCTCAAACTGGCCGATTAGGGCGGCGCAATCGAATCGTAGAGTCTCCGTAGAAAGGCCATAATCTTGCGACCGTACTCCGGGTCTGCGCTCCAGCGCCCGCTGAGCTGATCGACTAGGGGCGCAATGCCCCGCACCACAAACAGAAAGCGAGGATCGACCTGGCGCTGCACCAGCGGGTCGAGGCTGGCGTAGGCCTTAAGATGCTGAATCTGTGCCCGCACCCCTACCCTTGCGCTGGGAAACGAGGCCCCCTCCATGCCGCCCGTGGGAGAGCCAATGCCGCCGAAGTTGTTTTGGGCCGGGTTGAGGCTGCCGCCAAAGTTGAGGGAGTTGGTCTCGACCAGCATTTGGCAAAAGGCAATGTCGTGGTTGACCCCCTCGATCGCCCCCTCTTCGCGGTAGAGCTTGGGCAGGTCGCGGTAGGTATTGACGGCGGACGGATTGACGCTCTGCAAAAACAGGGTCAGCTGCGTATCTGAGGTGCTGCCAATGCCCATGATGCGATCCATCGAGCCGGGGCAGAACTGCATGCCCGAGCGCGATCGCAGCCTGAGGGTGCGGCTGGCCGCATCCCACGATACCGACACATTGTAATTTTGCAGGTCTACGGCCTTGATGTAGACCACATTGGCGTAGCGAATACGGGTGATATTGGGAGAGGAGGTGGCATCGACCCCCAGCAGGTCGGCCAGGTCAATGGGGATATAGGCATTGTTGTTGACGATAATGCCCGTTTCTGGGTAGATGCCGCCGTTGAGGTTAATGCGAAACTCCGGCAGATTGCCCCCCGGCACCGTGGGCGTGCCGCTGCCCACCGCCCGACTCCAGGAGGCCAGCCCGTCGGCAATGCCCAAAGCCACATCGCGCCGCTGCCGCTGAATGATCGCCAGGTCTTGGGGATTGCTCAAAAACCCCACCTCCATCAGCAGCGACGGGCAGCCCAGATTGCGACAAAAGGGCAGCATACCCGTGGGCGACTCGGTGTCGGGCTTCACCCCCCGGCTGGGCAGCTGGGTGACCCGCCGAATCAGCGCCAAAATCACCAGCTCGGCGTGGGTGCGGCGCACGTCATTTTTGGCGATATAAAACACCGTTGCCCCCCGCACCGAGGGGTCACTAAAGGCCCCCGCGTGAATCTCCAGGGCCACATCCTCGGGGCGACAGCGGGCATTGATCCAGGCCAGGGTTTGGGCGGCGCTGAGGTCGTCGGGCACAGACAGCACCGCCAGGTTGCGCGACCTGAGCTCCGCCACCACCAAATCGCGAATCTGAATCATCTCCGCCGCCTCAGTGGTTCCAGGCAGCACGCTACCGGGGTCAAGCACCCCATCTTCAAAGCCGCCGTGGCCTGCTGAGATAAAAATCTGTGCCATAAAGAACCGAATGCCTAGACTCTCTGGCCAGAATCATACCTGTGAACTGGGGAAGGGGAGTGGGGAGAAAGTTTTGAGTGTTGAGTTTTAAGTTCTAAATTCATGCCCTGCCTCGGAAATTCAAAACTCAAAACTGAGAACTAAGAACTTCCCCTCACTCCCTCACATCTCCCCAAACGCCTCTAACGCCTCCCCCGTCACCCGGCAGGTTTGCCACTCGGGCTTAATTTCCGCTCCCATGCGCTGGTAGAACTCGATCGCGGGAGTATTCCAGTCGAGCACGCTCCACTCAAAGCGACCGCAGCCGCGCTCCAGGGCCAGCTTGCCCAGGTACACCAGCAGGGCCTTGCCGATGCCCTGACCCCGGTAGTCGGGGTACACAAAGATGTCTTCCAGGTAAATGCCGGGCTTCATGAGAAAGGTCGAAAAGTTGTGGAAGAACAGGGCCATCCCCACGGGCTGGCTCTCTACCCAGGCGAGGAGGGCTTCGGCGTAGGGGCGATCGCCAAACAACGCCCGCTCCAGATCCGCTGGTTTGCCGGTGACTTCGTGGGCTAGCTTTTCGTAGTCGGCCAGGGCTTTGATCAAGTCCACCAGGGCGGGGATATCGGCGGGGGTGGCGGGGCGGATGGCGAGGGTGGGTGGGGTAGGCATGGGGTGAGTGGGTAGGAGGGTGGACAGGTGGATGGGTGTAGTATACGTGTACCCCGATGGGCTAATAGTCTGGGATGGGCGGGGCGGGGTCTAGTTTAGGAGAAAGGGGATGCCAGTGGCGATCGCCGTTATTTTAGGGCTGGTGCTGGGGGCGGGGGTAACGGCGCTGCTGTTTGCCAGCCGCCTGCAAACGGTGCGGGAGCGTACCAGAGCCGAGATGGCGGGCGATCGCGCCAGCCTGATCGAGCGGCTGCGCCACCAGGACCAGCAGATCGAAGAGCTGCGGGCGGGGCAGCGAGATATGCAGGCCCAGCTCGACTACAGCCGCCACGAGCTGCGCGACGAGGCCAGCCGCCGCGCCACCGCCGAGGCCCAGCTAAGCCGCCTGGGAGAGCTGGAGACTATGCTGGGCAATCGCGCCACCCACCTGGCCCACACCCAGCAGGAAAATTCCCTACTGCGGGCCAAGCTAGCAGAATTGCAAACCCAGCTCACCCACGCCCACACCGCCACCCAGGAAAAAGTCGCCCTGCTCGATCAGGCTCAGCAGCGGCTGGCCCACACCTTCCAGGCGCTCTCGGCGGATGCGCTACAACGCAACAACCAGTCGTTTTTAGAACTGGCCCAGGCCACGCTGTCGAGCTTTCAGACCCAGGCCGAGGGCAGCCTCAACCTGCGCCAGCAGGCGATCGATTCGTTGGTCAGCCCGCTGAGGGACGCGCTGGAGAAGGTGGATAGCAAGCTGCAAGCCCTGGAGCGCGATCGCGTCTCGGCCTACGCCAGCCTCACCGAGCAGGTAAAATCCCTGGCCATTAGCCAAAACCAGCTCCAGGGCGAAACCGCCAACCTGGTCAAGGCGCTGCGGGCACCCCAGGTGCGGGGCCGCTGGGGCGAAATGCAGCTGCGCCGCGTGGTCGAAATGGCGGGCATGCTCGAATACTGCGACTTTGTGGAGCAGCCTTCGGTGGAAGTTGAAACTGGGCGGCTGCGCCCCGACATGGTGATCAAGCTGCCCAACGGGCGGCAGATTATTGTTGACTCTAAAGCGCCGCTGCAAGGCTATTTGGAGTCGCTGGAGGCACCGGATGAGGGAACCCGACGCGATCGCCTGCAAGCCCACGCCCGCCAGGTACGCACCCACCTCACCCAGCTCGGGGCTAAAGCCTACTGGGATCAGTTCGACAATTCCCCGGAGTTTGCGGTGCTATTTTTGCCCGGCGAAACCTTCTTTAGCGCCGCGCTGGAACACGACCCCCAGCTGATCGAGTACGGCGTCAGTCAGAGCGTGATTTTGGCCACGCCTACGACGCTGATTGCGCTGCTAAAGGCGATCGCCTACGGCTGGCGACACGAAAAGATGGCCGAAAATGCTCAGGCGATTAGCGCCCTGGGCCGCGAACTGTACGATCGTATGGCCGTGCTCACCAGCCATATGGTGAAACTGCGCCGGGGGCTTGATGCCTCGGTGAAAGCCTTTAACCAGACGGCGGGCTGTCTGGAGAGCCGGGTGCTGGTGACGACGCGCAAGTTTAAAGAATTAGGGGCCGCCAGTGGGGAGCCGATTGAGACGGTCGAGGGGTGCGATCGCATCCCCCGCCGCCTCACAGGTGAGCCCCCTGACACCGAAGATCTCTAACGTTTCAAAAGCTGTAGGGTGGGCACTGCCCACCATTTCCTCGGTATGTCAGAGGGTAGGGTGCATTCGCGGCCTAAAGCAAACCTTGCAATGTGCAGCGCTCTTTGCCCTGGCCGCAATGCACCGCCAGCGTCAAGCCCGACATTGGGAGCGGTGCATTGCGGCCCGAAAGCTCAATCTGGGAGCTTTGCTCATGGTGAGGGGCCGCGAATGCACCCTACCGGTGGAGCAAATGATCGCTCACGACAATGACCTCACCACTCACGGGGATGGCTTCACCATTCACGAGGATGGCTTCACCGCTGGCGAGGATGACCTCACCACTCACGAGGATGGTCTCAGCATAAGTCGCTGACTATAGGTATGAGTTAAAGATGCAATGTCTCCTGTAGAGGCAAACGCCGTTTGCCCTTACCCTAAGGCACGCCCCAATTCGGTAGCACCAGAACCAATTTTTGGCATTTGCCAAAGGGGGCGCATATGATGGACGACATCAATACCCAAAACAAACCATGTTTAGAAAGCAGCCCCCGCCCGAGCCATCTAAACCTGGCCAGCCCACCCAGTCCCAAAGCCTCAGCAACGTAACCCTAACTGGGGGCATGGTGCAGATGGGGCAGGCCGGGCGCGACCTACAGCAAAACCAGACGGGCGACCTGCAAACCCAGCAGCAGGGCTTGACTGGTGCAGAGGTGGTAACCCTGCTGGAACAGCTAGAAATAGCCGTTAAAAGTGCGGCTATTGCCCCGGCACAGCAAGAAGAATTGCTGGACTATCTACGCCCGGCCAAACGAGAGGCGGCCAAAGAAACACCGAGTAAAGAGCTGGTGGGGCAAAACCTGAAGCAGGTGAGCGAAACCATGCAAACCCTGAAAGAGACTACTGAAGCCGGAAAAAGCCTTTGGCAGACGGGAGCCGAAATCTTTAAAACCGTCGCGCCCTGGATTGGAGTAGCAGCGGCGGTTTTTGGAGTGTAGTGTTAAATCTGAATCGCACAACCCCGATGCCAAACAGGCAAATTGTTTAGGGGCAAACAGCGTTTGCCCAGCCCAACCAGGGATAGCCAAGGCGGATTCGTTCTAACCAAAAATCTGCGCGAACGAAGATTCAAAGAGCTAGAAAGGCGTGCAGGATAAGCCTGAGTAATGACATCGCAAGAGCAGCGCGTTGACGGCAGCCAAATTGAAGATAGCCAGGTGCAGCTCACCCAGGCCGATCGCGATGCGGTTAGCTTTCAAAACAGCCACGACAATCGGGTCACGATCAACAACACTATCCTGCGGTTGTTTGGTCAGCCTGTTTCCTCTGCTGTGGATTGGGATTGGGCTATACGGCTGCTAGAGCAAAAACAACTCCCAGAGATTCGCAAGCGATTGACCGATACCCTGGGCCGAGAACGTGTGCTGATGGCCGTGGGGCTGCAAGAGCAGTTGGGCTGGGTGGGACGCTCTCCGCTAGAAGCCGAGCGGGTTTTGCAGATCAACGGCAGCGACCAAGGCCACCTTGACCCCCGCCAGCTACTGATTGAAACCTTTGGTCGCGACGACATTGCTGGAAAGCTGCTGATTTTAGGCACTCCAGGGGCGGGCAAAACCACCGCCCTGCTGAGCTTGGCCGAGCAGCTAGTTTGTGGCGCATTAGCCAAGCCAAAAACCGTAATACCCGTGCTGTTTGAGCTTTCGACCTGGCGCAAAGATAACCAGAGCATTCGCGACTGGCTGATTGAGCAGATGTATGAGCAGCACGGCGGCAACCGCAAAGCCAAACTCTACGAGCAGTGGCTCGATCAGCAGGTGTTGCTGCCGCTGCTGGATGGTTTGGATGAATTAGGGTTTGAGCGGCAGCAGAAATGTACGCAGAAGCTCAACGAGTTTGCGCGGCAGTACCCGAAGCTGGTGGTCTGTTGTCGGGCAAAGGAATTCGCCCAGGCGAATATTAAGCTCAACACGCTGAATGGGGCCGTTTGCTTGGAGCCACTGTCGAATGAGCAAATTCAGACCTATTTGGAGATGCAACAGTCGCCGCTGTGGTCGGTGATTGAGTCTAGCCCTACGCTGCAAACCCTCTTGGAACCGACTGATGAGGGCGATCCGGGGCTGCTGCGAATTCCGCTGTTTATCACTCTGGCAGCTAGCGTATACGACTCCCAGCATTCGTTTCGCACCAAAGCAGAATTGCTGAATCAATACGTTGATCGCCAGTTGTCGCCAGAGGTGCGAGAGAGCGATCGCCGGAGCAACCTGGAAAAACGTGATTGGGCCTACAAAACGCCAGAGCTAGAGCCAGACTGGCGGCAAACCGAACGGACGCTGACATGGCTTGCGCGACAGCTCCAGCAAACCAACACAGTAGAAATTCTCATTGAGCAGATTCAGCCCAGTTGGTTAGAGACAGAGCGAGCGCAACGACTATATCTGTTGATTAGCGGGCTGATTTTAGGACTTATCGGTGGGGCAATTGGTGGGCTGTTTGGCGGGTTGGCTTTCGGACTGCCTTTCGGACTGTTTGGTGGAATGACTGGCGGAATGACTGGCGTGATTATTGGTGGGTCGGACGACGATATTACACCAGTTTGGTCATTCAAAACTTCGATATCGCATAACGTACGACAAGGAATTTTAAAGCCGTTAAGAATTTGGCTAATTAGCGGGCTAATTTTAGGACTGATTTGGGGGCTAATTTCAAGGCTGATTTCAGGGCTAATCATTGGGCCGATTTTAGGGCTGAGTTATGGATTAATCGGTGGGCTAATTAGCTTGCTAATTAGTGGGCATGATGTTCAGCTAATTAGCGAGGTAATTGACATCAGTAGTTTGCTTGGCAGAGTGAAGCAAGGGTCACTACCAAATCAAGACATATGGAACTCGCTTCAAAGCTTTCTGTGGACGACTCTCTTCAGCTATCCCCTGGTTGTTGTTATGATGTTTGGAGCACTAGAGCTACCTCAAATCCCTCAAATCAGCAACCAGAGCATTACAGATGGAGAAGCTATTAGGGTAATCTTCCATTCCTTTTGGGAGGTGTTCCCCCAACTTTCGCTGCCAAGTA containing:
- a CDS encoding N-acetylmuramoyl-L-alanine amidase — translated: MAQIFISAGHGGFEDGVLDPGSVLPGTTEAAEMIQIRDLVVAELRSRNLAVLSVPDDLSAAQTLAWINARCRPEDVALEIHAGAFSDPSVRGATVFYIAKNDVRRTHAELVILALIRRVTQLPSRGVKPDTESPTGMLPFCRNLGCPSLLMEVGFLSNPQDLAIIQRQRRDVALGIADGLASWSRAVGSGTPTVPGGNLPEFRINLNGGIYPETGIIVNNNAYIPIDLADLLGVDATSSPNITRIRYANVVYIKAVDLQNYNVSVSWDAASRTLRLRSRSGMQFCPGSMDRIMGIGSTSDTQLTLFLQSVNPSAVNTYRDLPKLYREEGAIEGVNHDIAFCQMLVETNSLNFGGSLNPAQNNFGGIGSPTGGMEGASFPSARVGVRAQIQHLKAYASLDPLVQRQVDPRFLFVVRGIAPLVDQLSGRWSADPEYGRKIMAFLRRLYDSIAPP
- a CDS encoding NACHT domain-containing NTPase encodes the protein MTDTLGRERVLMAVGLQEQLGWVGRSPLEAERVLQINGSDQGHLDPRQLLIETFGRDDIAGKLLILGTPGAGKTTALLSLAEQLVCGALAKPKTVIPVLFELSTWRKDNQSIRDWLIEQMYEQHGGNRKAKLYEQWLDQQVLLPLLDGLDELGFERQQKCTQKLNEFARQYPKLVVCCRAKEFAQANIKLNTLNGAVCLEPLSNEQIQTYLEMQQSPLWSVIESSPTLQTLLEPTDEGDPGLLRIPLFITLAASVYDSQHSFRTKAELLNQYVDRQLSPEVRESDRRSNLEKRDWAYKTPELEPDWRQTERTLTWLARQLQQTNTVEILIEQIQPSWLETERAQRLYLLISGLILGLIGGAIGGLFGGLAFGLPFGLFGGMTGGMTGVIIGGSDDDITPVWSFKTSISHNVRQGILKPLRIWLISGLILGLIWGLISRLISGLIIGPILGLSYGLIGGLISLLISGHDVQLISEVIDISSLLGRVKQGSLPNQDIWNSLQSFLWTTLFSYPLVVVMMFGALELPQIPQISNQSITDGEAIRVIFHSFWEVFPQLSLPSIFGALIFGFSQGGGAACVQHVCLRFVLWQSGVAPWHLAKFLNYCVERRLLQRVGGRYRFLHRELLDHFAQRPAP
- a CDS encoding formylglycine-generating enzyme family protein, producing MPLPRSLTLLTLLTLLLFPLPALATPCPSDMVFIPGGTFTMGADNTDFVEEKTAEDVSVSSFCMEPHEVTNAQFAAFVAETGYVTVAERPLSEKEFSDLSEAERSPGSLVFQPPAEGLQQVAYLSWWHWTPGASWRHPYGPESDLQGKENHPVVHIAYEDAVAFAAWADRQLPTEAQWEYAARGGAEGWTYTWGEQYSAQQANTWQGLFPFFNTKADGHLGTAPVMSYPPNGYGLYDMAGNVWELTSSWYTVLHDDLAHRHDPTGPAQAASYDPKKPQDGAMHVIKGGSYLCAKNYCSRYRPAARESQAVDTGTTHVGFRLVKAIASDRPTSKGNSDVR
- a CDS encoding GNAT family N-acetyltransferase, whose protein sequence is MPTPPTLAIRPATPADIPALVDLIKALADYEKLAHEVTGKPADLERALFGDRPYAEALLAWVESQPVGMALFFHNFSTFLMKPGIYLEDIFVYPDYRGQGIGKALLVYLGKLALERGCGRFEWSVLDWNTPAIEFYQRMGAEIKPEWQTCRVTGEALEAFGEM
- a CDS encoding DUF202 domain-containing protein, producing the protein MPTPDPLPNNNDLALQRTELAESRTTMAETRTDLAEKRTGLSRERTDLAELRTELAKERTRAAEERTLMAWIRTALSMISFGFGIDRLFTYLDRTETALTINRLTEERVLGLSLMTLGLVTLVMAIANHWATLKTIESSDYRYTPTWSQGLVVATVLLFLGLAAFIPLALGGVQMAEVFTLNSRVATTLTALTIFILMLTLGVQTAPSSLTILWQQPGLLGRSLLATLVLFPIGAAVIGYLVLSGGGQGMGRVALGLGVLAAAPGAPLLSRRAAMAGSNPDIAISLQVTLALLAIVTTPLTLLVLTHLFAPIDASTNYLAIAKQVFLAQFLPLGLGLAIRRFSGEQAANIGQLLSTIASTLFAVLLVFALGISIVVLPTIAWRGLVAIPLIVAFGLACGHSLGGPEIGVRSAIATGTIARNAGMALFLLAANGAGNAIPTVIAYVVIGALTALPYNVWAKRQQPTESLA
- the rmuC gene encoding DNA recombination protein RmuC: MPVAIAVILGLVLGAGVTALLFASRLQTVRERTRAEMAGDRASLIERLRHQDQQIEELRAGQRDMQAQLDYSRHELRDEASRRATAEAQLSRLGELETMLGNRATHLAHTQQENSLLRAKLAELQTQLTHAHTATQEKVALLDQAQQRLAHTFQALSADALQRNNQSFLELAQATLSSFQTQAEGSLNLRQQAIDSLVSPLRDALEKVDSKLQALERDRVSAYASLTEQVKSLAISQNQLQGETANLVKALRAPQVRGRWGEMQLRRVVEMAGMLEYCDFVEQPSVEVETGRLRPDMVIKLPNGRQIIVDSKAPLQGYLESLEAPDEGTRRDRLQAHARQVRTHLTQLGAKAYWDQFDNSPEFAVLFLPGETFFSAALEHDPQLIEYGVSQSVILATPTTLIALLKAIAYGWRHEKMAENAQAISALGRELYDRMAVLTSHMVKLRRGLDASVKAFNQTAGCLESRVLVTTRKFKELGAASGEPIETVEGCDRIPRRLTGEPPDTEDL
- a CDS encoding SpoIID/LytB domain-containing protein translates to MTLLLQPLALGLLISRTLVLFKHGLSLSVLWWLVAVPALAVEMRVAIGDRLSQVTVGSSTPAVVKTMAGQGVGQIPQGRSVVATPAGGGVRLADWQGQAFWVEPTGGGYVFIKDSWYRGRVLVVPTEGGLTAVNWVDIEAYLYGVVGSEMPTSWPQEALKAQAVAARSYALYRRDRTQNQLFDVGGTTSHQVYKGLAAEAPSVQAAVNATQGQVLTYGGQIIEAVFHSSSGGYTENSEDIWQRPTPYLRSVADYDQEAPVFQWSETFSAQQIEQRITGIGRLQGVSTERATPQGRIVSIRLQGSRGTRTLTGTELRQALGLRSTLCSITVMGDTIRVDGRGYGHGLGMSQWGARGLAARGHNYQQILAHYYQGTALSNLRLAEAQKQDGSPLVMPVRLQPGLVR